ATTACTCTCTTTGTAACATCGTAAGCATTCATTTCTGGATGTTCTGCAAATGTTGCAGGATCGTACATACTTTTAATCTCAACTCGTTTCTCATTAAAAAATGGTTCAATAAGTTTTCCATTAAAAAATGAGGTGACATGTCTAAACTTTTGACTCTCAGAAATGCGAAGTTGTGTTAATCCGTTTTTGCTTATGACCTCCCCTAAAAGATTTTCCATACCCCCCCTTTCATTCATTGGCTCTAATACATAAAATGGGAAAGCATCGTAATATCTTGTTAGTCCACAATAAACTATATCTAGTTTTTCCCATCTTTGCATAGGATAATTATTATCAATAAAAGCTTGGGTTAACTGGATAGCTCTATCTTGGCGATAATTAAAATGAATAACTGAATCACCATTTTTTATTCCTGGAAAGTTATCTATTATAAATGGGGGAATGTATTCATCAAACATTGGTGTCCCATCAGGTGTCTTATCTTCATCATAAGCTTTTTGGATTGCCTCTTCTGCTGTGCCAACTCTAATTCCTTCTGCCTTTGTTAATGCATTATAGGCTCGCGTAGTTAAATTATAGTTTTTGCCTCTGTCCATAGCATAATATCGTCCTATCAAAGTAGCAATCTTACCTATCCCGCATTCTTTTATTTTCTTGTTCAACACCATAAGGAACTCTAGAGCGCTTCTTGGAGGAGTATCTCTCCCGTCTGTAAAAAAATGGATAAATAAATTCTTAAGGTTTTTTTCCTTAGCGTGTTTCATTATCGCAAATAGGTGATCTTGATGAGCATGAACGCCCTCATCTTGGACGAGTCCCATCAAATGAAGAGAAGAATTGTTTGCTTTACAATTTTCAATAGTTTTTTGGAAGTTGGTATTCTCAAAAAAACTGCCATCTTCCATAGCATCATTTATTCGTTTTAATTCTTGTTCTACAATTCTTCCTGCACCTATATTAAGATGCCCAACCTCAGAAGAACCTTGGTACCCCTCGGGCAACCCAACTGCGAGCCCGTGGGCTTTCAAAATTGTATTAAGATATTTTCTTAAAAAAGTATTCATATTAGGTGTTTTAGCATTTACCACCGCATTATACTCTAAATTGGGATTTATCCCCCACCCATCACGGATTATAAGGACAATATTTTTTTTCATTTATCTTTCTATAAGACTCTGAAATCTTATTGCAAACAGAATTACCCCAATTAGATATAAAATTGTTATTGCATAGACAACCCAATGAAATTTGAATTGTATCTGTTTTTTGAAAATCTTCAATGCAGGAACAGGTCTTTTGCTTCGCAGAGTATATTTATAAAAACCTAAAATGGACTCTAATTGTTTCAAGTAATCTCTCAGAGAATGACTAATTTTATGCATCCACCAATAAAAAAATGTGGCAAAGAAATGCACAAACCAGGCAAAGAAGAGAGTAATTATCTTTACTATTATATGAAGTGAGTTAAGGGTAGAAAGCACATAGCCGGCTATAGCGAAACTAATTGCACACAAGGTTGTATAGGTTCCCCATCTCAAATTTGTATATT
This sequence is a window from bacterium. Protein-coding genes within it:
- the gpmI gene encoding 2,3-bisphosphoglycerate-independent phosphoglycerate mutase yields the protein MKKNIVLIIRDGWGINPNLEYNAVVNAKTPNMNTFLRKYLNTILKAHGLAVGLPEGYQGSSEVGHLNIGAGRIVEQELKRINDAMEDGSFFENTNFQKTIENCKANNSSLHLMGLVQDEGVHAHQDHLFAIMKHAKEKNLKNLFIHFFTDGRDTPPRSALEFLMVLNKKIKECGIGKIATLIGRYYAMDRGKNYNLTTRAYNALTKAEGIRVGTAEEAIQKAYDEDKTPDGTPMFDEYIPPFIIDNFPGIKNGDSVIHFNYRQDRAIQLTQAFIDNNYPMQRWEKLDIVYCGLTRYYDAFPFYVLEPMNERGGMENLLGEVISKNGLTQLRISESQKFRHVTSFFNGKLIEPFFNEKRVEIKSMYDPATFAEHPEMNAYDVTKRVIEEIDSNRFNFIVLNFANCDMVGHTGNYESAIKAVEIVDECVGKVVEKVLSQNGIALVTSDHGNAEEMIDYQTGLPKTAHTKNPVEFIYIANDYKNIKLKPKGILSDIAPTILDLLGIEKPKEMTSESLIS